The Alteriqipengyuania halimionae genome contains a region encoding:
- a CDS encoding SOS response-associated peptidase yields the protein MCNLYRMTRSNAEIARWFEAVNDLGGANFGEEVYPGYPGAVLAEGRLVSMSWGFPLARKGAKGQALKPKPVNNARTDKLDSYFWRYSFAERRCLIPLTAWAEAEGPKGGKTRTWLSLPDAPVFACAGLWQDSDEWGRCYSMVMTEAEGPAAELHARMPVLLSPGDYGVWAGDDPEAARGLCRAWDGPLAIDRTGEPWSGAGSGTGAGKEGAGQASLL from the coding sequence ATGTGCAACCTCTACCGTATGACCCGCTCCAACGCCGAGATCGCACGGTGGTTCGAGGCCGTGAACGATCTCGGCGGCGCGAATTTCGGGGAGGAGGTCTATCCGGGCTATCCCGGCGCGGTGCTGGCCGAGGGCAGGCTGGTCTCGATGTCGTGGGGCTTTCCGCTCGCGCGCAAGGGTGCGAAGGGGCAGGCGTTGAAGCCCAAGCCGGTCAACAATGCGCGTACCGACAAGCTCGACAGCTATTTCTGGCGCTACAGCTTTGCCGAGCGGCGCTGCCTGATCCCGCTGACCGCCTGGGCCGAGGCCGAGGGGCCCAAGGGCGGCAAGACGCGGACCTGGCTCTCGCTGCCCGATGCGCCGGTGTTCGCCTGCGCGGGGCTCTGGCAGGACAGCGACGAATGGGGGCGGTGCTATTCGATGGTGATGACCGAGGCTGAGGGCCCGGCGGCCGAGCTTCACGCGCGCATGCCGGTGCTGCTTTCGCCCGGGGACTATGGCGTGTGGGCCGGCGACGATCCGGAGGCGGCGAGGGGGCTGTGCCGGGCGTGGGACGGACCGCTGGCGATCGACCGCACCGGTGAGCCATGGTCGGGCGCGGGCTCGGGCACGGGCGCGGGTAAGGAAGGCGCGGGGCAGGCCTCGCTGCTCTAG
- the rpsL gene encoding 30S ribosomal protein S12, with protein sequence MPTINQLVRKGRVPQKTKSKVPAMEANPQKRGVCTRVYTTTPKKPNSALRKVAKVRLTNGREVITYIPGEGHNLQEHSVVLIRGGRVRDLPGVRYHVLRGVLDTQGVKDRKQSRSKYGAKRPK encoded by the coding sequence ATGCCGACGATCAACCAGCTGGTCCGCAAGGGCCGCGTTCCGCAGAAGACCAAGTCCAAGGTCCCTGCGATGGAAGCGAACCCGCAGAAGCGCGGCGTTTGCACCCGTGTTTACACCACGACCCCGAAGAAGCCGAACTCGGCGCTGCGCAAGGTGGCCAAGGTTCGCCTGACCAACGGGCGCGAGGTCATCACCTATATCCCCGGTGAAGGCCACAACCTGCAGGAACACTCCGTGGTGCTGATCCGCGGCGGCCGTGTGCGCGACCTTCCCGGTGTGCGTTACCACGTGCTGCGCGGCGTGCTCGACACGCAGGGTGTGAAGGACCGCAAGCAGTCGCGCTCGAAGTACGGTGCCAAGCGGCCCAAGTAA
- the fusA gene encoding elongation factor G: MARDYPLERYRNIGIMAHIDAGKTTTTERILYYTGKSYKIGEVHDGAATMDWMEQEQERGITITSAATTTFWAAEDGEGPKHRINIIDTPGHVDFTIEVERSLRVLDGAVAVFDGVAGVEPQSETVWRQADKYKVPRMCFINKLDRTGADFYYCVQSIIDRLGATPLVLYLPIGAESDLQGVVDLVNNRGIVWENDGLGATFNYVDIPADLADKAAEYREKLIETAVEQDDDAMEAYLETGDAPDAKTLKQLIRKGTMARDFVPVLCGSAFKNKGVQPLLDAVVDYMPSPLDVPAIKGVLPDSEEEETRPSSDDAPFSALAFKIMNDPFVGSLTFTRIYSGKLSKGQVLNSVKDKKEKIGRMLLMHSNNREDIEEAFAGDIVAIAGMKDTTTGDTLCDPAHPIILERMEFPDPVIELSVEPKTKADQEKMGVALNRLAAEDPSFRVTTDHESGQTIIKGMGELHLDILVDRMKREFKVEANVGAPQVAYRESLAREVEVTYTHKKQSGGSGQFGEAKVVVTPGERGQGVVFEDEIKGGNIPREYIPSVEKGMREQAETGHMIGFPIIDFTIRLIDGKYHDVDSSTVAFEITGRGAMREAAQKAGIKLLEPMMKVEVITPEDYLGDVIGDLNSRRGQIQGTEARGNAQAVEAMVPLANMFGYVNELRSFSQGRAQYTMQFAHYEEVPSNVAEEVREKLA, translated from the coding sequence ATGGCCCGCGACTATCCGCTGGAGCGTTATCGCAATATCGGCATCATGGCGCACATCGATGCCGGCAAGACCACCACGACCGAGCGTATCCTCTATTACACCGGCAAGTCCTACAAGATCGGCGAAGTGCACGATGGTGCCGCGACGATGGACTGGATGGAGCAGGAGCAGGAACGCGGGATCACCATTACCTCGGCCGCCACGACCACGTTCTGGGCCGCCGAAGACGGTGAAGGTCCCAAGCACCGCATCAACATCATCGACACCCCCGGCCACGTCGACTTCACGATCGAAGTCGAACGCTCGCTGCGCGTGCTCGACGGTGCGGTCGCCGTGTTCGACGGCGTCGCCGGCGTCGAACCCCAGTCCGAAACCGTATGGCGCCAGGCGGACAAGTACAAAGTTCCGCGCATGTGCTTCATTAATAAGTTGGATCGCACGGGCGCCGACTTCTATTACTGCGTGCAGTCGATCATCGATCGTCTCGGCGCGACGCCGCTGGTGCTGTATCTCCCGATCGGCGCCGAAAGCGACCTGCAGGGCGTGGTCGACCTCGTGAACAATCGCGGCATCGTCTGGGAAAACGACGGTCTGGGCGCGACGTTCAACTATGTCGACATCCCTGCCGACCTCGCCGACAAGGCCGCCGAATATCGCGAAAAGCTGATCGAGACCGCCGTCGAACAGGACGACGATGCGATGGAAGCCTATCTCGAAACCGGCGATGCGCCTGATGCGAAGACGCTCAAGCAGCTGATCCGCAAGGGCACGATGGCGCGCGACTTCGTACCCGTGCTGTGCGGTTCGGCGTTCAAGAACAAGGGTGTTCAGCCGCTGCTCGACGCGGTGGTCGACTACATGCCGTCGCCGCTCGACGTTCCGGCGATCAAGGGCGTGCTGCCCGACAGCGAAGAAGAAGAGACGCGTCCGTCCAGCGACGATGCGCCGTTCTCCGCGCTGGCCTTCAAGATCATGAACGACCCGTTCGTCGGCTCGCTCACTTTCACCCGCATCTATTCGGGCAAGCTATCGAAGGGCCAGGTCCTGAACTCGGTGAAGGACAAGAAGGAAAAGATCGGCCGCATGCTGCTGATGCACTCGAACAACCGCGAGGACATCGAAGAAGCGTTCGCTGGCGACATCGTCGCGATCGCGGGCATGAAGGACACCACCACCGGTGATACGCTGTGCGATCCGGCCCACCCGATCATTCTCGAGCGGATGGAATTCCCCGATCCGGTTATCGAACTGTCGGTGGAACCGAAGACCAAGGCCGACCAGGAAAAGATGGGCGTCGCGCTCAACCGCCTGGCTGCCGAGGATCCCTCGTTCCGCGTCACGACCGATCACGAATCGGGCCAGACGATCATCAAGGGCATGGGCGAGCTTCACCTAGACATCCTGGTCGATCGCATGAAGCGCGAGTTCAAGGTCGAAGCCAATGTCGGTGCGCCGCAGGTGGCGTATCGCGAATCGCTCGCTCGCGAAGTCGAAGTCACCTACACCCACAAGAAGCAGTCGGGTGGTTCGGGTCAGTTCGGCGAAGCCAAGGTTGTCGTCACCCCCGGTGAACGCGGCCAGGGCGTTGTCTTCGAAGACGAGATCAAGGGCGGTAACATTCCGCGCGAATACATCCCGTCGGTCGAGAAGGGCATGCGCGAGCAGGCCGAGACCGGTCACATGATCGGCTTCCCGATCATCGACTTCACGATCCGCCTGATCGACGGCAAATACCATGATGTCGACTCGTCGACCGTGGCGTTTGAAATCACCGGTCGCGGTGCGATGCGTGAAGCGGCGCAGAAGGCCGGCATCAAGCTGCTCGAGCCGATGATGAAGGTCGAAGTGATCACCCCCGAGGATTATCTCGGCGACGTGATCGGCGATCTGAACTCGCGTCGTGGTCAGATCCAGGGCACCGAAGCCCGCGGCAACGCGCAGGCTGTCGAGGCCATGGTCCCGCTGGCCAACATGTTCGGCTACGTGAACGAGCTGCGTTCTTTCTCGCAGGGCCGTGCTCAGTACACGATGCAGTTCGCGCATTACGAAGAAGTGCCGAGCAACGTGGCTGAAGAGGTCCGTGAGAAGCTTGCGTAA
- the rpsG gene encoding 30S ribosomal protein S7, producing the protein MSRRRRPEKREILPDPKFGDLVLSKFMNNLMVDGKKSTAERIVYSALDVVETKAKADPIQMFHDALNNIKPQVEVRSRRVGGATYQVPVEVRPERAQALAIRWLISAARGRAETTMDARLSGELMDAANNRGNAVKKREDAHRMADANRAFSHYRW; encoded by the coding sequence ATGTCACGTCGTCGTCGTCCCGAGAAGCGGGAAATCCTGCCCGATCCCAAGTTTGGTGATCTGGTGCTTTCGAAGTTCATGAACAACCTGATGGTCGATGGTAAGAAGTCCACCGCCGAACGGATCGTCTATTCCGCGCTCGACGTGGTCGAGACCAAGGCCAAGGCCGATCCGATCCAGATGTTCCATGACGCGCTGAACAACATCAAGCCGCAGGTCGAAGTCCGCAGCCGCCGTGTCGGTGGTGCGACCTACCAGGTGCCGGTCGAGGTTCGCCCCGAGCGTGCCCAGGCCCTCGCGATCCGCTGGCTGATCTCGGCCGCGCGCGGTCGTGCCGAAACCACCATGGATGCGCGCCTTTCGGGCGAGCTGATGGATGCGGCGAACAATCGCGGCAATGCGGTGAAGAAGCGCGAAGACGCTCACCGCATGGCCGACGCGAACCGCGCGTTCAGCCACTACCGCTGGTAG